A window of Macrotis lagotis isolate mMagLag1 chromosome 1, bilby.v1.9.chrom.fasta, whole genome shotgun sequence genomic DNA:
CTAACTGAATTTTTaccatttaattattttcaaacaAAATCAGTGGTGAATAGACAATAATTCAAAacaggtttctttttctttctttttagtttttttgcaaggcaaatggggttaagtggcttgcccaaggccacacagctaggtaattattaagtgtctgagaccggatttgaacccaggtactcctgactccaaggctggtgctttatccactacgccacctagctgccccaaaacaggtttcttaaaaattatcaaaccaaattaatttaaaagtattCTCCTACAGCATGTCGCAAAAGTCTCAATGCAGTTTGAAGTTCTTAAAGTTTAAGTTTTAATgtttaatattaaaatgttaaggCATTAAGTCTTTGGAGGCACCCTATATTAGTACATGAAGGCATCAAAGACATATAATTTAGTCAATGTAAATAATCCCTCCTCCTGCAGAGATTCCAATCCTTCTATAATTTAGGAGATATAATTGTCTCTTTAAAAATCACTGCAACCAATTGCTATTGTTTCAGAAGTACCATTGTCTCTAAAGATCATTAAGTATTAGTAAATTATCATTACCACCAGTACCACTATCACTACCACTAATACTAATCAAGTGATAAATTTTAGGGGTATTATCATTACTAAAATCTCAGTTTaaagaaatacttttaaataataatcCTTCATTCAGCTCAGAGCTTGCCTTCTGACTCTAGACTTTGACATATGACTCAGTTCCCTTTTCACCTTGGAATTTCCCCTTGCCCTCATGGCCTTCTCACCCTGAAATACCTCTGTCCCCTTGTTAAGAAGATCTCCACTTTGAGGAGGGACTCAGATCTATTTTTCATCACACCTCTCCCTCTGCTTCTGAGCACTATACTTCTAGGGTACCTCCCCATCCCAAGTTTTCAatctttctccattagaaaaGACTCCTTGAGGGCCTGTACTATGTTTCCTTGCTTTTACACATCAGTTTTTACACAATGCCTGATATATAAAGTACTTAATAATTAggccacaagtatttattaacacTAGAAAGACTGGGCTTACCAACTGAcacaaaatttttattataatcttattttgaaataaatatttttatcttatctccattttctttGTCTTATGTATTAAAAAATGCAGAGTCAATTGATATAACTTGTATCCTTCTAAAATTTTGGTCCTCCTTGTTTAACTCTCTACACTGTAGAAAAACAGGCCTTGCCATCAGGAaggtcacagtctaatggggagaaaaCAGTACTCCAACAGTATATAAGAagaagatatatacaggataaattggagacaatagagggaagacattagaatcaagggggatcaggaaaggcttcttgtagaactTGCTAATTTACTTGGGACTTAAAAGAAGGACAGGAATCTAGGACACAGAGATGAGGATGGAGAGAATTCCAAACCTGGGGGACAGCCAATGCAAAAGTCAAGAGTCTGGAGATGGAATACCTAGCTTGAGAAATAGCAAGAAGACCTGTGTCACTGAATCACAGAGTATGTAGCAGGGAAGAGAAAAGTCACAGTGTAAGAACACTAGAATGGTAGGAGGGAACCAAGTCTTTGAAACCCAAAGGAAGATTTCATGTTTGATAAAAGTTGATAGAAAATCactgtgtttgtatgtgtgtgtgtgtgtgtgtgtgtgtgtgtgtgtgtatgtgtgtgtgtgagagagagagagagagagagtgccagacagacagatacacagagaaagaaagagagaaatgatgatCAAATTTGTATTTTAGGATATAAATAGATTTGCAAAGAACTTCACATGTATtttctcaattgatcctcatgaTACAGTGATAAAGACCAAGATAAGTATTTTCTTATATTGCCCTCCATATTTAGTTATGTAAAGTATGTAAATATAAATCTATTCAACTTTTATATATGGGAGCAGACATTAAACTTAGTTGTTTGGTCTTGTCTGAAGACTTGAAAACACTCTGTAAGGAAAAGTGAACACAAACCTGATTGAATTGTGgaaatttctaaaatgtattctTAAGATAAAGTAGATATATGTCTGTTCCCAAACCATATAGTCAACTCACAAACTGCCATAAAAAGAGGATCTAGTCCCAAGTCCTACATGAGAGAAACTACTTTAAGACTCAGCCCAGCCCAATTCCAAAGGTAACCACATCTCCTAGACGGTGGAAAATTCAAAAAGTCAAGCAACTTCCTTATCCTTCTGAAGCCAGAGGTTTCTGATCAATATTAACCAACCAGAAGTTTAGAAcaattcctctttctctccagAGATCTACTGGGCTCTCCACACCTCCACAAGGAGCTAAAAGTTTCAAATTAAATGGAAAGCCTAGATTgaaatcaacataattgattccaagttaagaaaagaaaattcaatcacTTGCCctggtttccttttttgttgcttGTTTGAAAGGCACAggcggtgctctagccactgagccacctagctgccccccccccccatttctttttaAGAGTACATAACCCCAGGAATACATTAAATGATAGAACTAGATTAAATTATTAGCCCCTCCACCCCACCAAAAGCAGAGATCCAATACCATTAAAATGACTAATTACTAAAGAATTTAGCAAGGCACTCCTTTTGGGCTTCAGTTTGGAGTCTTCCCTTAGTTTAAActctgcagaaggaaatggaggaTTTCttaatttggctgtaatatttttagttctatttctatgaaatatttccccctttcttggtaagaataattttacatttttatgcaaaGTCCAAGAAGTAGCTTTTTGGCAGGTGTGAGTCAAACTGAAGTGCTCCTTGGGGAACTTTTAGCTATAACACTCAGAGTTGTAAAACTTGTCACCGTGTCAAGAActgccaattttatttttttgttttcttccactCTAGCTAGGTTCTTTTCCAAATCAAGAAGtaaagttgcagagaagatggaTGTTAATATCTTAATCTGAACATCAACTATAACTTCTAACTAACTGAGGATATAGCATTTCCTAAAGTCTACAGTTTTTTCCGGCAAGGACATCCCCAAGTTGCTCAACCTCCTTGCAGTGATCAGAAATTTGCTATCGGAGGAGGCCTATAGTGGTCTTTTAAAAACCCCTCACCAAATTTGAATCGCAGCTGGGAGCTTACTCCCAACGCTTTATGAATTTTGTTTGACTACATTCCCTAACAAGGCCGATTCTTATGGTCCCCGGCCAAAATCCAGAAAGATCAGCTTCATACGActaggaaaacattttaaaaatcgtttatttataattatctttttccAACGGGGAAAGTGGAGGAATCCTTAACCTGTCAACTCGAGAAATTCGCTAAAAGTTGTCGAATTCCCCAGAGGCTGAGGCAGGCTCCAAGGTGTGGGCATAGTTACTCTCAACCTCAACAACACTCCACAGTCCCTGGACTCCTAGTCCCGGAAAACAATCCTGTTGGTTCAGTTCATTCTGAACTAGTCGATTCGAAAGTGCAAGAAGTCAAAAGGGGGAAGAAACCCTGACTCCTCTAAATTAGACTGAAAATCTCTGGGATCCAGGGAGGAGGAGGCACTGACAAGCCCAGTTGTCCTAAATTGAGTGGGAAAGAGTCAAGCAAAAATTTCCGGTTTTATTACGGAGCTCTGTAAATGGGTaggcattctctctctctgaggaGGAACCAACCTTTGGGAAGCCGAAAGGGGAGTTAGCGGATCTGCGTTTAAATCTGGCCTATGATCACTTCGCACAAGATATGTAATATTcttatgactcagtttcctcaattataaaatgagggaattggaataCTAGACGAcctcttccaactctgatataTTTCCCTTGAGCATAATCCTCTACCCAGTTGTTTTACCAAGGCGATAGTGGTGGGGGCAGGGGAAAAGCTACACTTAATACAAACTGTATAGTTCACCTCCTCCATTCCAAAAGGTAAGCCCTGGCTCACCAGTTCCTTCTTTGGCTCTGTGGATTTGTTCACCCAGTTGGCCCTGCTTTCCAGATGCAGCACCTATCCTGGATCCTCCCTCCCACCACCCCGACCTTCCTCCACCTTCTCTACTCTCCTTCTCAGGGACCTCTCCTTCCGCTTCGATGTTCAAGGTCTCCAAGTCAGAACAGACCTTGAAGTGAATTTCCCCGGTTCTTCAAGGACATAGGAAAAGGTTGCTTTTGTTAGCCTCACTCTGCGCCTAGCCCCAGGATTGAGCCCCAGGTAGAACATTGCCTGGTCGCAAACCCCAGACGTATCCGCCTTCCCAGGCTCTGACTTACCAGCCTCTTCTGGGGCTTGATGAGTGGCCGGTTGATGCCATTCATTTTGTGGTAGAGGCCACAGGCGTTGCAAAGGTAGTGACCGGTGCCGTCTCGCCTCCACAGCGGCGTGGACATGGCCCCACAATTAACGCACTCGCGGCCCTCACCCGggaactcttccaggaattctgaAACTGAGCGAAGAGAAAGGGTTTCAGGATCAGACTGCGGGAAGGGGAAACACTGCATGTACAGAGCCAGGGACGCCCTTCTCTTTACATCATAGTATTTAGGGCTAAAAAAGTCTAGAGAGTCCGTCTAGTCCGAACGGGGGGTGGGGGGCTAAAGTGACTCATCTAAATCACTCAGGTGATGGAGAGCCAGGATTCAATATGAGATTTATCTTTCGACTCACCGTTAATGTCCCCGATCCCAGGAATAGACAACTTTCCCAAATGCCAGCCCTTTGGATTTGTTatttgggagggggggggggctcaggGGGAGGAGATGTAGGTAGAGAAGAGTATAGGGGATGataagtttttgagttcctcattggaaaggaagagagagttgAATGTGTTGTGTGGAAACAACCACCACCGCACCGAACCCTAATCCTAAAGGCCGGAAACCTAGGGTTTTATTAACTTTGACTCCAGGTTTGGACTTCACGTTTAAACACAAGGAACAGGGACGTGTACAATAGAATCCAGTGCCATCATGTCCACCTTCTTCTTGGTGGAATCCCAAGCCAACTTCCCAAACGTACAGAATTCGGAACTAGAAGGAACTGAGAGGTCTTGTTGCATTGCAATCTGGGAAAGTAGAGACCTCAAGAAGGACCATTACATCTTGGCTAACCAGAGTATCAGAATGGGGTTTCGAAGACGGAACTCTCAGAAATTCGGGTTCTGTGTGGTCTGTAAAGTCCTGACAAATATCTTCCTTATCCGCTGTCTTTCGTCCGGGAGTCGTTTAGGGAAGGAATGTCTACAGCAGGAAAAAACTACTGGGACCGAGATCTTTCCCTGCTTTTTCCTGggctcctcttctcttctccagtgcAAATTGCTAAGCATCCTTGTCCCTCCCTGTAGGTCCAGATCTTGGGAAATCCAGAAGGCTCCCGGCAAGAGCCTCACTACGGAGGGGCAGGGGGATAGGAGTGGAAGTTAGCACCTATCTGCATAGCAAAGCCTAGCCAGGTCTCCCTGCTTTCGTTTCTACTTAGCCTTCCTGGTCCTCCAGCTGAGTTTATTTTATCCCTTGTGCCCACGCATCCTCTCCCCACAATTTTCCTTTCAGTGCTTCCTCCCTCTGCCGCCGtaccttccccccatccccacgATCTCCAGTTTGGGGTGTTAATATTGTGGTTTTTGCTTTTTCACCCAAGGCCGAGGCCTGGCTAAGACCAGTCCTTGGCCTCCGTGCGTCCCATGGGCCGGCTGGGCTTTGAGGCCCGCACGGCGGACAGACTGGCCCGCTGGCCGGGTTGTCTAAACAGGGCTCAGAAGCGATGTTATTGTAAGGCGATTAAAGGCGGGGGTGGGTGAGTGGGTGGGTGTGGGAGGGGCTGGGGGCCGACTCGGGGGCTTCCCTGATTTCCATCAAACCTTTGGGGGCTTTGACTGGTGGCGACGCGCAGGCTGGGCCAAGTCGGATGGAATGTGTGTGGGGGCCGCGGGCGCTAGGGCTgttggggggagcagggggaggtGACGCAGGATCAATCACACCTCGGGTCGGGCTGCCACGGACCGACCGAGGAGCAGCGCCAGGGTGGGGGcgaagtgtgtgtatgtatgtgtgtgtgggagaaGTGAAGGCGGGACTGGACCCGGGACCAGAGAACCTAGACCTGGGACCAGGACAGAGCTGAGAGTAAGGAGGCccggggtgggagtggggggggggggtgttagcCTGCTCCATTTTGTCTTCTGGCTAGCAGCAGCAAGAGGCCACGAGCATAAATTATTGGAACTGGattatttccttttgaaaaatcGAAACTCTGAACTCCCCTTGTGTCATCTAGCTCCGAAGCATCTCCCCGAATCTTGCCTGTAAAGGCCACACAAGGAAGGTGATAGCTAGTTCCCAAGAAACTCAAACTTGAGTGATGCCCTAATTATTTAGGAACACAGTAAGCTGTAGCATTcaattctggtcattttggcTACTTACATTTTGGTCACAGATATgactttgggctagtcacttcCCTTCCTCTGTGTCTCCGTTTTCCCATCTGTATGATGAAGGGTTTTGACTGAGACATCATAGGTCCCTTCTTTAGATTTCTTATTCTCCCAGCTCTCAACAATAGAGGCTTTAcaatcccttccaattctgtcATTCTATGTTCCTAAGTCCATTCCAGCACTTGACATTTAatgttctaagatctctttcaaatCTAGACTTTAGGACTGCATAAGTAAGGCAGCTTGCATTCAAAAACAGGGAGTCTAGAAGTGGACTAGGTCCCGTGTGTTCCCAAGTGATACTTCCGCCGAATAAACAAGAATTAGGATTCCGGAGCCCAGTTGTCGCCTTTCTCCTCTAGCTGACTGAGAGCCTTTTCAGTTCTTGGTACTGGGAATCAGTGGTGGAAAGTGATCAAATAAATAAGTGAACCATTATGGAACTAGAGAAGCTAGTGCCGGTTACTGAGTGCAAGATCAAGAAAGGCTCAGTTTTTCACCTTCTGTATCTTAAGCCAGAAGTTTCTCCACTGTCATGCACCCTCATCCCCAAACTCCTGTTTCCTTAGAAGAGCTAACAACAGCACAAAccagaagagaaatggaaaataatgccTGCTTTGAGGCAATCCTTGTCTATTTGAATGATCCTTTGGGTCTTGGAAGTGATTGAATGCACCTAAATTATCCATTTAATTGAGATGCGAAGACCTGGCAGGAGGAGAGGGGACAGGATATTTTCCCAACTTAGGTTGGGAGCCCAGAAactgtgggggaggaggggtagagAAGGCGGAGGCCTCACACCCTCTCCTCTGGGTGACTTTGTTCTCTGTAGAGATAAGCTCCCCCAGAGCCCAGGAATGGAGTTGATGGGGGGTGGAGAAGGTGGGGGAGGGTGGCAGGGAAGGAGATAACTGCTGAGGACTTGAAGTGcttttcaaaacaaaacataaaaaagtttaGAGGGGGGTGGAATTGGGGATTTCATATAGGAAAGGGCTAGAAGAGACAGGATAGTGGAGGGGAGgggtgaagaaaaaaagagagatggaaaaggaTAGTTGTAAATATAGAGTAGGAAAAAGGCAAAGGAGAGGTAGATGCAAGAAagtagggagagagagggagaggagattAATACTAagtatgaagaggaaaaaaaggaaaaggagaaaagaaaatgaagtgaaaCAGAGAACAAGGGAAGGGAGATGACTGAaaagataagaggaaaggaagaaggaaaagaaatggaagggagaggagaatgaGGAACTTTGGTAGGGCTTTGAACATCAcagagaaagaagtaattcaGTCCTGGAAAGGGCCAACTAGCAAAATGTTTGTGTGGGGGGTGAGGGTGGAGGGGTGGCTTAAAGAATAAGATAAAATGGTACTCAGCTCAAGTGGTTCTTATTGACCACTGCCTGTTTGAGTTTCAATATCTCCTTGGAAGGGGGAGAATAAGGCAACTAGGGAATTGTTTGGAAGAAGATGATTTAGGAGACCAAAAGTCTGTTCAGATATAAACTAATTTACCTCCATAAATTACTTAAAGCCCTGTAAATATGCTCCTCTTGATTAAACACTGGGCCTTCAGCTCAGCATATAGGGGACACTGAGCTCAggtgaggtcaaagaaaaagctCCTGGAGAAGTTGGCTTTGGCTGAAGGGCTCACACAGAAAAGTCCTGAACTAGGTAGGATAGAGCTTCACCTAGGCTATAATCCATTCCCTAATCCTCAGACTGCAGAGAGGATGTGGGGTGGCCTAGAAATTACACCTGGTGACTTGGAAGTTATACCTGGGATAGCTATAAAGGGATGTCAAAATAATTGTAAGAACAATTAATCCCTAAATTCCTCTTATTGATGGAAagggagttttttggggaaaatttttgctattttattttttaggttttttgcaaggcaatggggttaagtggcttgcccaaggccacacagctagataattattaagtgtctgagactgaatttgaacccaggtactcctgactccagggccggtgctctatccactgcaccacctagccaccctcatatttttgctatttttgcatgagttttttttttaattggggtgAGAATGTTTCAGTTGATCTAAATAATCAAATAATGAGCCTTTCAATTCTCTGCAATAACATCTCCATACTTCCTTTTTGTAGAACAGGCTAACAGTTGAGAATATGTGCCACCCTGTCAGAAACCTGTGAGATTTCAGGATTAGAGTAAGAGGGAAAGGGTAAAGTGCCTGTACCTGAAAGAAATGATCCTTATCCTAAGCCTCTCTCTCTTGTGAAGGGCAAAGATTCAAGGGAAACCTGTCTCAAAGACTTTGAGACCTAATCCCCTAGAGACTGGGGGGCAAAGGGTGGGGATGGGAACTCCTCTAGACTTAATAGTGAGCTTCTGAACCTGACCTCAGTCAGTAAGACATTCAGATAAAGGGAGTAGGAGACCAGGACTTGCcacttagaaaaaataaaaatatataatttactcctaaaagaagagaagcaaaactaTCCCAACCTTCCCATTTTGCTTTTCCCACCCTCTCTACTTCACCGAGGAAGCAAAAGGGACATGTACTGCTTGGATCTTGGAGGTATGGCGGGGAACTCACAGAATGACTAGTAAGGAGTACTAAGTCCAGGCACAGGGAAAATGGTGAAGGGGAAGTTTGGTTGAAGGAGAACTCACCAAAGGTAGATCTCCGGCCAGGAAGGCCAGCTTGGCGGCTCTGTAGGCTGTGTAGAACGCTGCTTTCGAAGTGGCCTGCAGTCCAGGAAGGGGCCATGTCCGGGCTTACATAGGCTGGGTAGGCGTTAGAATAGGATCCGCTGACTGAGCGCACCAAAGAGTTGGTGTACTGCTCCCTGGTGCCACTACCCAGGAGCAGGGGGCTTTGGTATGTTCCATCCCGTCCCCCGCCGCTGCCCCCAGGAGGGCTGTGAGAGTAGGAGAAACCAGATGTCGGGTGGGGGCTGCCGGGATTAAAGGCCGAAGCCTCACCGCTTGCCTGGGCCCAACTCGGGTGACTGCCCAGTGGATGACTCTGGTGGGCAGCCTCACAGCCCGCCAGGTAGGGCATCGTGGGTAGCATGGAGGGCACCCGAGTCGTAGGCACATATACTGGGGAACTGGCCGCTGGCGAATGTAGGAAGCTACTGGAGTCATGGGCATAAGGCGCCTGGCCCGGGTTCGAAGCGAGGGCTAAACTTTGGTACATCTCTATGTAGGCCTCGTAATTCCTGTCCCAGAAAGGGGCGATTGGAAGTGTGATTAAAACTGGAAGCTCAGCGGGAGGGGCACAACTGGAACCAGGTACCGAAACCAAAGGAGCAAATGCCTTAAGATCGATTCTACTTTTCCCCCAGTGTCTGACTTGGTCTCCCTTATCTGTCTGGCTATCTGGATCGACTTAAGGGGCTGGTTTCCAGATGTTGCCAGAAAAGGATGTTACCTGGAGGGagatgaaaaagagaaacaagacCATCAACTtggtcttttgtttgtttgtttatggaTGCAGACCTTTTCTCTGCACCCCGATATTACCCTCCTCCCCAAACGCTCCACCAGTTTTGGAGATGACACCTGCCCTCCGCCTCTGAGTCTTCTCTCTGTTTCCATTCTCAATCTCTTAGTAGAGCCATCCTGCTTTATCCCAGAGAAACTAACCATACCTGGAACATCAGTGGAAGATTCACTTCCCATTTTAGCTCGGCTGGTTTGATAAATTATCCCCTTCACATTTCCCAAAGTGCTTGTCTGAGACTAGAGGCAAAATCCCCGGCTCCCTCGAAACATGAAATAAGATCGGTGATTTGGGGGTCCGAAAGACTCGGCAGAAGAGTTCTCAAAGTAGCTAATTTTCAAAACTCATTTACTGCTTTCCCCGTTTTTTATTATCTAGGCACTTCGTTTTCCAAGAAAAGCAAGAGTCACTGATTGGGTGATTGTTGTAACCCGGGTATTACGTTTTCCGACTCGCTTCTAAGTAAAACCCGGCAAATGACTTAAATCAAAGGCAAGTTCTTTTCTCATCACTTTTGTTTTTCGGAAGGGGGGACCGAGAAGCAATAACAAGAGAGAATCAACCTTAGATTATTACTCTTCTACCTCCACCTCCAACCCAGATTATAGGGCTCCGGTTCCCTCCAGAGAAGAAAAGTTGAGCTAAGATTTTCCGAAGTTGGGGGGACCCTGAAGTGGATTTATTGTTGAAAAATTGAACCAAAAAATCATCTCCAATCTTAGAAACCTCTCTGCACTGCGCCGACTCCTACAAGCTAAGTTCCTAAGACTAAGTCACAacggagaaagaaaaagggaagaactGGCGGAGGAGAGTATCTCCAAGGAGTTGGACTCCccaggagagaagaagagagagaaatgaaaaaaacgGCAAGGTGAAGGGTAGTCTTTGGGTTCATCAATTAGACCCAATTCCTCAGTTTGCTTTAGGAGAGCATTTGAGGACTCCGGAGGCGAGGGGAATCGCTGGCTCTCCCAGGCTCGCCTACGGAGTAACAGGGTCCCGGAGTTGAGTTAATCCGGGGGAAGTGCCTAGACTGGCACCATCCAGGCCTAACGGGATGACAAAAGTCTTGCCTTGAGATAGATCAGCAGGGCCGGCTGCGACTCAGAGACCCCTGCAGCGGCCTGAAGGGCCCAGGGCTCCGGCAGAGAGAGGGAGGCGGGAACCGGGCTGGGATAGGAGGGGGCCCTCAGGGAGAGTAGCTTCCACCGGGAGTCCGCATCCACACGGGAGCAGGGCGGCCCGTGAACCAGATAAGGACGGGCGGGCAGATAAAAGGTGGGCAGAGACATCATACTCACTGTGGCgtggaggggagggggcagcAGCCGAAGCGGACGAGCAACTGGGAGCCAGAGGCAGCGCCGCAGGGAATCCCGCCGAGGGCCGGGCCGGCCccagcccctcccctcccctcccctcgaACCCACCCCCTGCCGCTAAGCTTCTCCAAAGGTCAGCGTCCGCCCCGCCCGACTCGTCCCGCCCCATCTCCCGGCGCCCTCCTGGGGGGCTCCAGGCTGCCCTAAACCCCCAGCCCGGGTCAGCACTGGGGCTCT
This region includes:
- the GATA5 gene encoding transcription factor GATA-5 isoform X2, with the translated sequence MYQSLALASNPGQAPYAHDSSSFLHSPAASSPVYVPTTRVPSMLPTMPYLAGCEAAHQSHPLGSHPSWAQASGEASAFNPGSPHPTSGFSYSHSPPGGSGGGRDGTYQSPLLLGSGTREQYTNSLVRSVSGSYSNAYPAYVSPDMAPSWTAGHFESSVLHSLQSRQAGLPGRRSTFVSEFLEEFPGEGRECVNCGAMSTPLWRRDGTGHYLCNACGLYHKMNGINRPLIKPQKRLSSTRRAGLCCTNCHTTNTTLWRRNAEGEPVCNACGLYMKLHGVPRPLAMKKESIQTRKRKPKNIAKAKSSTGSTASATNSPSSITNSDSTATLKSEPNLTSPQYPGQTIVSQQGPSPAEDPLGPSHSEFKFEPEDYAFPSSVTSQSGLSVPLRQDSWCALALA
- the GATA5 gene encoding transcription factor GATA-5 isoform X4 — translated: MYQSLALASNPGQAPYAHDSSSFLHSPAASSPVYVPTTRVPSMLPTMPYLAGCEAAHQSHPLGSHPSWAQASGEASAFNPGSPHPTSGFSYSHSPPGGSGGGRDGTYQSPLLLGSGTREQYTNSLVRSVSGSYSNAYPAYVSPDMAPSWTAGHFESSVLHSLQSRQAGLPGRRSTFVSEFLEEFPGEGRECVNCGAMSTPLWRRDGTGHYLCNACGLYHKMNGINRPLIKPQKRLSSTRRAGLCCTNCHTTNTTLWRRNAEGEPVCNACGLYMKLHGVPRPLAMKKESIQTRKRKPKNIAKAKSSTGSTASATNSPSSITNSDSTATLKSEPNLTSPQYPGQTIVSQEGSQATLPL
- the GATA5 gene encoding transcription factor GATA-5 isoform X3, whose product is MYQSLALASNPGQAPYAHDSSSFLHSPAASSPVYVPTTRVPSMLPTMPYLAGCEAAHQSHPLGSHPSWAQASGEASAFNPGSPHPTSGFSYSHSPPGGSGGGRDGTYQSPLLLGSGTREQYTNSLVRSVSGSYSNAYPAYVSPDMAPSWTAGHFESSVLHSLQSRQAGLPGRRSTFVSEFLEEFPGEGRECVNCGAMSTPLWRRDGTGHYLCNACGLYHKMNGINRPLIKPQKRLSSTRRAGLCCTNCHTTNTTLWRRNAEGEPVCNACGLYMKLHGVPRPLAMKKESIQTRKRKPKNIAKAKSSTGSTASATNSPSSITNSDSTATLKSEPNLTSPQYPGQTIVSQGPSPAEDPLGPSHSEFKFEPEDYAFPSSVTSQSGLSVPLRQDSWCALALA
- the GATA5 gene encoding transcription factor GATA-5 isoform X1 — translated: MYQSLALASNPGQAPYAHDSSSFLHSPAASSPVYVPTTRVPSMLPTMPYLAGCEAAHQSHPLGSHPSWAQASGEASAFNPGSPHPTSGFSYSHSPPGGSGGGRDGTYQSPLLLGSGTREQYTNSLVRSVSGSYSNAYPAYVSPDMAPSWTAGHFESSVLHSLQSRQAGLPGRRSTFVSEFLEEFPGEGRECVNCGAMSTPLWRRDGTGHYLCNACGLYHKMNGINRPLIKPQKRLSSTRRAGLCCTNCHTTNTTLWRRNAEGEPVCNACGLYMKLHGVPRPLAMKKESIQTRKRKPKNIAKAKSSTGSTASATNSPSSITNSDSTATLKSEPNLTSPQYPGQTIVSQISLPSIPFQRGWILICCHDFVDSCAQISCAQISLIYMFPVLKSQTQVCPHYGPVLLH